A window of Parasynechococcus marenigrum WH 8102 contains these coding sequences:
- a CDS encoding beta-ketoacyl-[acyl-carrier-protein] synthase family protein yields the protein MALRAEPAAVVGWGSLNPLGADANSTWDAVIAGHSGIQTLQAPWSEDLPVRLAGCVPTGALDSLPPLLRRRSDRCAQLALVAARQAWAMTGPITQGLDPSRIAVVIGTGIGGLATMHDQHTQLSTGGPSRVNPLTVPMLIPDAAAGQVAIELGLLGGAHTPVSACASGAEALMLGQMLLNDDRADLVLAGGSEAPVNRLGLVGFAAMRALSSRNDAPDQASRPYGLGRDGFVLSEGAGVLALMRQRDTPAGADLGWLLASGSSSDAHHIVAPEPQGLQASRAIDDALRRADVSPSDLCGVQAHATGTSLGDLAEARALRRSLGSAADHLPVCAPKGQLGHLLGGAGAVETILALQALRLGVLPGSLNADPLDPEVELAVANQGPVQLSSDQGQRLLLKNAFGFGGHNISLVLAGSTPAQPG from the coding sequence ATGGCTCTCAGAGCTGAACCAGCAGCAGTGGTGGGGTGGGGTTCCCTCAACCCCCTTGGAGCCGATGCAAACAGCACCTGGGATGCGGTGATCGCCGGCCACAGTGGCATTCAGACCCTGCAGGCTCCCTGGAGCGAGGATTTACCCGTGCGACTGGCCGGTTGCGTCCCAACGGGTGCCCTCGACAGCCTGCCGCCCCTGCTCCGCCGCCGCTCCGATCGCTGTGCCCAGCTCGCCCTGGTGGCCGCCCGGCAGGCCTGGGCCATGACCGGTCCCATCACCCAAGGGCTCGATCCCAGTCGCATCGCCGTGGTCATCGGCACCGGCATCGGCGGACTCGCCACCATGCACGATCAGCACACGCAACTCAGCACGGGTGGACCAAGCCGGGTGAACCCCCTCACCGTGCCGATGCTGATTCCGGATGCCGCCGCTGGCCAGGTTGCCATTGAGCTGGGTCTGCTCGGCGGTGCCCACACCCCGGTGTCAGCCTGCGCCTCCGGCGCCGAAGCATTGATGCTGGGCCAGATGCTGCTCAACGACGACCGCGCCGATCTGGTGCTGGCCGGGGGCAGCGAAGCACCGGTGAATCGACTGGGGCTGGTGGGCTTTGCCGCCATGCGCGCCCTCTCCAGCCGCAACGATGCCCCCGATCAGGCCTCCCGGCCCTACGGCCTCGGTCGAGATGGCTTCGTGCTCTCCGAAGGTGCCGGGGTCCTGGCCCTGATGCGCCAGCGGGATACGCCAGCAGGAGCTGATCTGGGTTGGTTGCTGGCCAGCGGCAGCAGCAGCGATGCCCATCACATCGTCGCCCCCGAACCCCAGGGGCTGCAGGCCAGCCGTGCCATTGATGATGCCCTGCGCCGGGCGGATGTGAGCCCCTCGGACCTCTGTGGCGTTCAGGCCCATGCCACCGGCACCAGCCTCGGCGATCTGGCGGAGGCCAGAGCATTGCGGCGCAGCCTCGGCAGCGCCGCCGATCATCTGCCGGTCTGCGCCCCCAAAGGCCAGCTCGGCCATCTGCTGGGGGGCGCCGGAGCGGTGGAAACCATCCTGGCCCTGCAGGCTCTGCGCCTCGGCGTACTGCCCGGCAGCCTCAACGCCGATCCCCTGGATCCGGAGGTGGAGCTGGCGGTGGCCAACCAGGGCCCTGTGCAGCTGTCTTCAGATCAAGGCCAACGGCTCTTGCTCAAAAACGCCTTCGGCTTTGGCGGTCACAACATCAGTCTTGTGCTTGCTGGTAGTACGCCTGCACAGCCCGGCTGA
- a CDS encoding acyl carrier protein: MGESCPDKQELQGQLIEILHRISGADPALITPDARLMEDVGIDSLGFYEILIEADTNFGIRIKEEELLRFRTVADIQQHLESLSPRRSDGSQS; this comes from the coding sequence TTGGGAGAGAGCTGCCCTGACAAGCAAGAGCTGCAGGGACAGCTGATCGAGATCCTGCACCGCATCTCCGGCGCCGATCCAGCTCTGATCACCCCGGATGCTCGTTTGATGGAGGACGTGGGGATTGATTCCCTGGGGTTCTACGAAATCCTGATCGAGGCGGACACCAACTTCGGCATCCGGATCAAGGAGGAGGAACTACTCCGGTTCCGCACCGTTGCGGACATCCAGCAGCACCTGGAATCCCTTAGTCCCCGCCGGAGCGATGGCTCTCAGAGCTGA